Within Candidatus Thorarchaeota archaeon, the genomic segment TCCATCGTTCATGATCTTTCTAATGATCCTGATCCATCCGTCCACTGGTGTCTTCGCGCGCACATACACTGGCATTTTGGTCTTCCTCTCAACCTCTACAGGTCGTTGTCTCTTGTAATTCTCTCGTGGCAGCAGGATTTTCGTGGTAATTATAAGAATCGGTAACACATCTAGTGAGTGTTGCTATTGCCATTGCAAAAATGTTTGAATGATTGGCTTTTCGGTCATTGTTCTCACTTGTCGGAAAATGAAGAGAGCGGCAAGTTAACATATCATAATAGCCAATCTGTTGGAGAATTCTTCCACTATGCACCGATTCGCGTCCTTACGAATCCTTTTATCCAACTAAGTACAAATTGCAAAAGCCCGTTAGTCGGGCAGGGAAGAGAAAAGACCGCCGGGAGAGAAAGATAGTGCCTACTGTATATGTTGTTACTCAGGAAAACTGTCCAAATTGTCCTGCTGCTAAAATGATAGTCCAGGAGGCACTATCTAACACACCTGTCAAGGTTGAGATTGTGGATCTTAACAACATGGATCCTGATTTTGAATTCCGCCTACTTGAGGAACAGGTGTTTGTGGCATCCACGCCGACTATTATCGTGGAACATGATGGTGCTCTAAGACTCCTGTACAGCGGTGAAGTCCCTACACATGAGGGGATTCGCTCAGCAATTGAGGTATGAATATGACAGAGATCAGAACCACCGACCCTATTGATGGAGTCACGCTTCTCCAGAGAGAGAAACGCCTTCCCCGTGTCCGCACAACTCGGGGTACAATGGAAAAATTCAGTGCAGTTCGCATAGTTGACAGCCTTGTTCTTGAGGCTGGACTCAGCAGGGCCAATGCGCAGCTCATCGCTGGAACCGTGATGGATCGAATTGTGGCCTCGGGAATCAAGTTTCTCTCTGGTCCACTTATCCGTGAGATGTGCAATAGTGTCCTTGCAGAACTTGGGTTTGAACACGAACGCATACGGTACACACGTGTCGGAGTTCCAATGTATGACCTTGATCAGATCATCAGCAATCCGGGACACCACACCTCAAATGCGAATCTCATGCGTAATCCCGAGACCATCTCGAAACTTGTTCACGATCAGGTGATGGAGCAACACACGTTCCTCACGATTCCACCACATCTTGCAGACGCCCATCTTCGTGGGGACATCTACATCAAGGACCGTGAGTATTTCTCTACGCGCGATTACTGTGCCACGTGGGACTTGCGCCAGATCTTTCTCCTTGGTATTGCTCCTGATGGTCTTGGTGGCCTTCACTCCTCTGCGGCAGGTCCTGCACGACATCTTCAGGTGGCCATTAATCATGCTGCTATCTGGCTTGCTGCTGCACAGAGCAGTTTTGCTGGTGGGCAGGGTTATTTCTACTTCAACACTTTCATTGCTCCGTTCCTTCGTGGCAAGTCCTATGCTGAGATCAAGCAGGCCGCCCAGCAGCTTGTCTATACTCTGACTCAGCAGTACGTTG encodes:
- a CDS encoding thioredoxin family protein; translation: MPTVYVVTQENCPNCPAAKMIVQEALSNTPVKVEIVDLNNMDPDFEFRLLEEQVFVASTPTIIVEHDGALRLLYSGEVPTHEGIRSAIEV